In Primulina eburnea isolate SZY01 chromosome 5, ASM2296580v1, whole genome shotgun sequence, a single window of DNA contains:
- the LOC140831564 gene encoding uncharacterized protein: MSSEMFSYENSILTDPFFPFTDSSAIDANFHLPSEVFQEIHEYQATDTIPVDETNLLNEIASSLLSSSPPSFKLENLSLTHLRNEGRNTVLGGVKTEECGLKFDANAFLPHNIDEYAVKFMPRSYSSNSFVNNGQNSSFPARLDSVMETDQNLQNQMLSPPESSIFASGQMRRVYSTGDLQNVKTNHLQKTNVLSSSPLSAEKSSMEEANFKIGRYSAEERKERIGRYKAKRTQRNFNKTIKYACRKTLADNRVRIRGRFARNDECGEIPKALMFHRYEDEDYFWNDIFHREDEEGIERVGSSSFDGLGPTMLQTHYENHNQRLITKL; this comes from the exons ATGTCTTCTGAGATGTTTTCATACGAAAACTCAATTCTCACCGATCCATTTTTCCCATTCACCGATTCCTCCGCCATTGATGCCAACTTTCATCTCCCCTCAGAAGTTTTTCAAGAAATTCATGAATATCAAGCCACTGATACGATCCCAGTTGATGAAACAAATCTTTTAAACGAAATCGCGTCTTCTTTGCTCTCATCTTCCCCACCAAGTTTCAAGCTCGAAAATTTATCTCTAACCCATTTGAGGAATGAGGGCCGGAACACTGTTTTGGGTGGTGTGAAAACAGAGGAATGTGGATTAAAATTCGATGCAAATGCTTTTCTGCCACataatattgatgaatatgcagtgAAGTTcatgccaaggagttacagcAGCAATTCTTTCGTAAATAATGGCCAGAATTCATCGTTTCCAGCTCGACTCGACAGTGTTATGGAGACTGATCAGAATTTGCAGAATCAAATGCTTAGTCCACCTGAAAGCAGCATCTTCGCCTCCGGTCAAATGAGAAGGGTTTATAGCACTGGAGATTTACAG AATGTGAAAACAAATCACTTGCAGAAGACAAATGTGTTGAGTTCAAGTCCATTATCGGCAGAAAAGTCATCAATGGAGGAAGCAAATTTCAAAATAGGACGCTACAGTGCAGAAGAAAGGAAGGAGAGAATCGGTAGGTACAAAGCCAAAAGGACTCAAAGAAATttcaataaaacaattaag TATGCATGCCGGAAAACATTAGCGGACAATCGAGTGAGGATACGAGGAAGGTTTGCTCGGAACGATGAATGTGGTGAGATTCCGAAAGCATTAATGTTTCACAGATATGAGGATGAAGATTATTTTTgg AACGACATATTTCACCGAGAAGACGAGGAAGGAATCGAACGAGTAGGATCGTCGTCCTTCGACGGTTTGGGTCCAACAATGTTACAAACACACTATGAGAATCACAATCAGCGATTGATCACAAAGTTGTAG
- the LOC140832080 gene encoding 1-aminocyclopropane-1-carboxylate synthase-like: MENMLKNREQFLSKIATNDGHGENSAYFDGWKAYDMNPYHPTKNQNGVIQMGLAENQLSFELIQEWVKNNPRASICTAEGADEFKDIAIFQDYHGLPKFRNVVARFMEKVRGDRVRFDPDRIVMSGGATGAQETLAFCLADPGDAFLVPTPYYPGNDRDLTWRTRIQLVPVVCDSSNNFKITRIALETAYQTAQESNIKIKGLLLNNPSNPLSTVLDRETLTDSLSFTKEKKIHLICDEIYSATVFSQPGFISIADIVQENIASCDLDLIHIVYSLSKDLGFPGFRVGIIYSYNDMVTDCARKMSSFGLVSTQTQHLITSMLSDDAFVDKFLKESSKRLATRHGLLCGKLAKVGIRSLKGNSGLFCWMDLRRLLKENTFEAEMELWRVIINEVKINVSPGASFHCSEPGWFRVCFANMDDETMMVAMNRILKFVIQSKEIEANNTRKQCWGSKLEISLSFRRSDEFFMAPHKMSPHSPMSSPLVRAKT, from the exons ATGGAGAACATGTTGAAAAATCGAGAACAATTCTTATCCAAGATTGCGACCAACGACGGTCACGGAGAAAACTCGGCGTATTTCGATGGTTGGAAGGCTTATGACATGAATCCTTATCATCCCACCAAGAACCAAAACGGGGTTATTCAAATGGGATTAGCAGAAAACCag ctttcatttgagttgatACAAGAATGGGTTAAGAACAACCCAAGGGCCTCAATTTGCACCGCAGAAGGTGCAGATGAATTTAAGGATATTGCAATATTTCAAGATTATCATGGCTTACCAAAATTCAGAAAT GTTGTGGCAAGATTCATGGAGAAAGTGAGGGGAGATCGAGTCCGATTCGATCCGGACCGTATTGTGATGAGTGGAGGTGCAACAGGAGCTCAAGAAACACTGGCTTTCTGCTTGGCTGATCCTGGTGATGCATTCTTGGTCCCGACTCCTTACTATCCAGG AAACGATCGAGATCTAACATGGCGAACAAGAATACAGCTAGTACCCGTCGTCTGCGATAGCTCCAACAATTTCAAGATCACTCGAATCGCCTTAGAAACCGCGTACCAAACAGCTCAAGAATCGAACATCAAAATAAAGGGTTTACTTCTAAACAATCCATCAAACCCTTTAAGCACAGTACTAGACAGAGAAACCTTAACAGACTCATTAAGCTTCACTAAGGAGAAGAAAATACATTTAATTTGTGATGAAATTTACTCCGCAACAGTCTTCAGCCAGCCTGGTTTTATCAGCATAGCCGATATAGTCCAAGAAAACATAGCAAGCTGCGACTTGGATCTTATCCATATTGTCTATAGTTTGTCCAAGGATCTCGGTTTCCCTGGATTCAGAGTCGGTATCATATACTCATACAATGATATGGTCACAGATTGTGCGAGAAAAATGTCGAGTTTTGGGCTTGTTTCTACTCAGACTCAGCACCTGATAACTTCTATGCTGTCGGATGACGCTTTTGTGGACAAATTCCTCAAAGAAAGCTCAAAGAGATTAGCCACGAGGCATGGTTTGTTATGCGGAAAACTAGCTAAAGTTGGGATCAGAAGTTTGAAAGGAAATTCCGGGCTATTTTGCTGGATGGACTTAAGAAGGTTGCTAAAAGAAAATACGTTTGAGGCAGAAATGGAGCTCTGGAGAGTGATAATCAATGAAGTTAAGATCAACGTCTCGCCTGGTGCATCATTCCATTGTTCTGAGCCAGGATGGTTTCGAGTTTGTTTTGCAAACATGGATGATGAAACCATGATGGTTGCAATGAATAGAATACTTAAATTTGTGATACAAAGCAAAGAGATTGAGGCAAATAATACAAGGAAACAATGTTGGGGAAGTAAGCTTGAAATTAGCTTATCTTTTAGGAGATCGGATGAATTTTTTATGGCGCCTCACAAGATGTCTCCTCACTCGCCTATGTCATCGCCCCTCGTTCGAGCCAAGACTTGA
- the LOC140832079 gene encoding G-patch domain-containing protein 1, whose translation MATPEVPLRYVGVDRSSAAFRLMKQMGWEEGEGLGKEKQGIKGYVRVKNKQDTLGIGTEQPNAWAFDTTQFDNILKKLKVQAGDVNLDEGDEKDEVKSATKSVLAKKNQEMVVKVTRPQGRYKKREKGKLVHGYSSQDLEGILVNRAKSPQSNCNVFDEVKPIENHMPEPEIEGECSHEWWGTKFGFIAGGLLGAESRRRNSLPTGGDENLNARTTFNEDDQENLYKLVQDKATSGKQGLGIKDRPKKVAGCYFQGKKTNFDDSDAEDSSNLDSPVKRKRDENSGVEMGVESKQKIKKLCRHLLQQVPKESLKLKQLKKLVDEHSPSTFSNISSEEALTSLKHKLNNSNRFAIKGKRVFLSKRN comes from the exons ATGGCGACTCCTGAAGTTCCTCTCCGCTACGTTGGGGTTGATCGAAGCTCCGCCGCCTTCCGCCTGATGAAACAAATG GGATGGGAAGAAGGAGAAGGACTGGGTAAAGAAAAGCAAGGGATCAAAGGTTATGTCAGGGTGAAGAACAAGCAGGATACTTTAG GCATAGGCACGGAACAACCAAATGCTTGGGCATTTGACACAACTCAATTCGATAATATCCTCAAGAAACTGAAAGTG CAAGCGGGTGATGTCAACTTGGATGAAG GCGATGAAAAGGATGAAGTGAAATCTGCCACAAAGTCCGTCCTTGCTAAAAAAAATCAAGAGATGGTTGTTAAGGTTACTCGGCCACAAGGAAG ATATAAGAAAAGAGAGAAGGGGAAGCTTGTTCATGGATATTCTTCACAGGATCTTGAAGGAATTCTT GTGAACAGGGCAAAGTCTCCCCAAAGTAATTGCAATGTCTTCGATGAAGTGAAGCCAATTGAAAATCACATGCCTGAGCCTGAAATTGAAGGCGA ATGTTCCCATGAATGGTGGGGAACCAAATTTGGATTCATTGCTGGAGGTTTGCTTGGTGCTGAATCTCGAAGAAGAAACTCCCTCCCAACAGGTGGTGACGAAAATCTAAATGCGAGAACTACGTTTAATGAAGATGATCAAGAAAATCTATACAAACTTGTGCAG GACAAAGCCACATCTGGAAAACAAGGACTGGGTATAAAGGACCGTCCAAAGAAAGTTGCTGGCTGCTACTTTCAGGGGAAAAAGACAAATTTTGATGATAGTGATGCCGAGGATTCATCTAATTTGGATTCTCCAGTTAAAAGGAAACGAGATGAAAATTCAGGGGTTGAGATGGGTGTTGAATCGaagcaaaaaattaaaaagctCTGTAGGCATCTTCTTCAGCAG GTGCCCAAAGAGTCCTTAAAACTGAAACAGCTCAAGAAACTTGTCGATGAACACTCACCTTCTACATTCTCCAACATTTCTTCAGAAGAGGCGCTTACTTCCTTAAAACACAAG CTCAATAACAGTAATAGATTCGCTATAAAAGGAAAAAGGGTCTTTCTTTCGAAAAGAAACTGA
- the LOC140832081 gene encoding homeobox protein BEL1 homolog, translating to MAGSSAGYCYSDSCSSGNTNMQTPHLINQLQTFEPNSEIYNLTAGMEMIGFPSKNLHQENSSSVLWKGFFNKPGNHNEPSSSEFYPHGLAGISDITVNISPDSYHQNRLMVDDSNLRCVFPCEGNERPSQGLSLSLSSSNPSTIGLQSFELRQQDDLRFGPSSSMSVNVQNQSNLIPGFFHFGNSKFLGPAQELLNEFCNLGTKQNDENSKKKLQKNGECHDDESVIKNQSLYSLDLLELQKRKAKLLHMLEEVDRRYKHYCDQMKAVVSSFESVAGNGAATVYSALASRAMSRHFRCLRDGIVGQIKASKKAMEDKDTAAPGTSKGETPRLRFIDQSLRQHRQVQQMSMMESHPWRPQRGLPERSVSFLRAWLFEHFLHPYPSDVDKHILARQTGLSRSQVSNWFINARVRLWKPMVEEMYLEELKERDHDVGGLDVENLDENESLQNQNLPINEDQKPTHDQLIRIDSECLSSIINNPEKINGKKNKTLQNELQNQAFGRVVGGSYGAMELDFSSSYTDHHTSTGGSGSYVENAGVHSYAAAAGGVSLTLGLQQHGGLGLSFSPTSQNSIFYPRDHMADCQTVHYSLLDSESQTSPYRNLMGAQLLHDLAG from the exons ATGGCTGGTTCATCAGCTGGATATTGCTATTCTGATTCATGTTCAAGTGGGAACACAAATATGCAGACTCCTCATTTAATCAACCAGTTGCAGACTTTTGAGCCCAATTCGGAGATCTATAATTTAACTGCAGGAATGGAGATGATAGGGTTTCCTTCGAAGAATCTGCACCAAGAAAATAGCAGCTCAGTTTTGTGGAAAGGGTTCTTCAACAAGCCTGGAAATCACAACGAGCCCAGCTCAAGTGAATTTTACCCGCATGGTTTAGCTGGGATTTCTGATATAACAGTGAATATCTCACCGGATTCTTACCATCAAAACAGATTGATGGTAGATGATTCAAATTTGAGGTGCGTGTTTCCATGTGAAGGTAATGAAAGGCCAAGCCAAGGTCTCTCACTTTCTTTGAGTTCATCTAATCCTTCCACTATTGGGCTTCAATCTTTTGAACTTAGACAACAAGATGATCTGAGATTTGGTCCGTCAAGTTCTATGTCTGTTAACGTTCAGAACCAGTCAAATTTGATTCCAGGGTTCTTCCATTTTGGGAATTCAAAGTTCTTGGGGCCGGCTCAGGAGCTCCTGAATGAGTTTTGTAATCTTGGGACAAagcaaaatgatgaaaattcaaagaaaaagtTGCAGAAAAATGGCGAATGTCATGATGATGAGAGTGTCATTAAAAACCAATCACTTTACTCTCTTGACCTTTTAGAGTTGCAGAAAAGAAAAGCCAAGTTGCTTCATATGCTGGAAGAG GTGGATAGAAGGTACAAGCACTACTGTGATCAGATGAAGGCTGTGGTATCATCTTTTGAATCAGTAGCGGGAAATGGCGCCGCAACGGTGTACTCGGCCTTAGCCTCAAGAGCTATGTCTAGGCACTTTAGATGCTTAAGAGATGGAATTGTGGGCCAAATCAAAGCCTCAAAAAAGGCAATGGAAGACAAAGATACGGCCGCTCCAGGAACAAGCAAAGGAGAAACACCGAGATTACGATTTATAGATCAATCCTTAAGGCAACATCGACAAGTTCAACAAATGAGCATGATGGAAAGTCATCCATGGAGACCGCAACGTGGCCTACCCGAAAGATCGGTCTCCTTTCTACGTGCTTGGCTTTTCGAGCACTTCCTTCACCC GTATCCAAGTGATGTAGATAAACATATTTTAGCCCGCCAAACAGGTCTTTCAAGAAGCCAG GTTTCCAATTGGTTCATTAATGCAAGAGTGAGGCTATGGAAACCCATGGTGGAGGAAATGTACTTAGAAGAGCTGAAAGAGCGTGATCATGACGTGGGAGGTTTAGATGTTGAAAATCTTGATGAAAACGAAAGCCTGCAGAATCAAAATCTTCCCATAAACGAAGATCAGAAGCCAACCCACGATCAATTAATACGAATCGATTCCGAATGCCTGTCTTCCATAATCAACAATCCTGAGAAAATCAATGGCAAAAAGAACAAAACCCTCCAAAATGAACTGCAAAACCAGGCTTTCGGAAGAGTTGTGGGAGGCTCATATGGTGCCATGGAACTTGACTTCTCATCATCATACACTGATCACCATACATCAACGGGGGGCAGCGGCTCTTATGTCGAGAATGCCGGTGTTCACAGCTACGCAGCTGCAGCTGGCGGAGTGTCCTTGACATTGGGGTTGCAGCAACATGGTGGGTTGGGTTTATCATTCTCTCCAACATCCCAAAATTCGATCTTTTACCCTAGAGATCACATGGCAGATTGCCAAACAGTTCACTACTCACTTTTGGATAGCGAAAGCCAGACGTCGCCATACAGGAATTTGATGGGTGCACAGTTGCTGCATGATTTGGCTGGATAA
- the LOC140831563 gene encoding brassinosteroid-responsive RING protein 1-like: protein MGFPVGYTELFFPNLLVYVLTLLGFIRKALHAAFSFFGLGDFLEPETVSVSAREESGSEPKSVSAVLIREMLPVVMFSDLADMDPPENCAVCLYELNGEDEIRRLTNCRHIFHRSCVDRWMDHDQKTCPLCRTQFIPEDMQEAFNERLWLASGISDFYCDNSPITTGL from the coding sequence ATGGGGTTTCCTGTGGGATATACTGAGTTATTTTTCCCCAACTTACTGGTCTACGTATTGACGCTTCTGGGATTCATCCGGAAAGCTTTGCATGCCGCATTCTCCTTCTTTGGGCTCGGGGATTTCCTGGAGCCCGAAACGGTGTCGGTTTCCGCCAGGGAGGAATCCGGGTCTGAGCCCAAGTCAGTGTCTGCGGTGCTGATCCGGGAGATGCTACCGGTAGTGATGTTCTCCGATTTGGCGGATATGGACCCACCGGAGAACTGTGCGGTTTGCCTGTATGAGTTAAACGGGGAAGATGAGATCCGACGGCTGACGAACTGCAGGCACATATTCCACCGGAGCTGCGTGGACCGTTGGATGGACCACGACCAGAAGACGTGCCCCCTGTGCCGCACTCAGTTTATTCCGGAGGACATGCAGGAGGCTTTCAACGAGAGGCTGTGGTTGGCTTCTGGCATTTCTGATTTCTACTGCGACAATTCTCCCATTACCACCGGCTTGTAG